A genomic stretch from Achromobacter spanius includes:
- a CDS encoding NAD(P)/FAD-dependent oxidoreductase yields the protein MMPNSTSARSERIVIVGGGAGGLELAAKLGRIHGRQHITLVDSRPFHIWKPSLHEAAAGTLDIHQEGLSYLMLAHMNGFSFAQGSLVSVDRERRQIVVDAVNDAQSLEVLPRRELGYDTLVLALGSTSNFFNTPGAAEHAVTLDTTENAEQFRLTMLKAMALVDLAKVRDPSARLDLVIVGGGATGVELAVELTEASHVVSAYGLPNFRAERDLAITLVEGAPRILSALPEKISEAATNRLTELGIGVETSCRVSEVTANSVKTADGREFPAQLCMWAAGIKGPALLANLDLPLNKLGQLEVNERLETPDPHILALGDCCAAPWRDGRTVPARAQAAHQQADYLAKKLTARLRRTAEPTAPYVYQDHGSLVSLGQDAGVGSLMGKLAGRGLFVSGTLARLMYMSLHLMHHKAVLGISRTASLALARLLMRRTRPRVKLH from the coding sequence ATGATGCCTAATTCGACGTCAGCACGCTCTGAACGCATCGTCATCGTTGGCGGTGGCGCGGGCGGCCTTGAACTGGCCGCCAAACTGGGCCGCATCCACGGCCGCCAGCACATCACGCTGGTGGACAGCCGGCCCTTCCACATCTGGAAACCGTCGCTGCACGAAGCGGCCGCGGGCACGCTGGATATCCACCAGGAAGGTTTGTCCTACCTGATGCTGGCCCACATGAACGGCTTTTCCTTCGCGCAAGGCAGCCTGGTCAGCGTAGACCGCGAACGCCGCCAGATCGTGGTGGACGCGGTGAACGATGCGCAGAGCCTGGAAGTGCTGCCGCGTCGCGAGCTGGGCTACGACACGCTGGTGCTGGCCCTGGGCAGCACGTCCAACTTTTTCAACACCCCCGGCGCGGCCGAACACGCCGTCACGCTGGACACCACCGAAAACGCCGAACAGTTCCGCCTGACCATGCTGAAAGCCATGGCGTTGGTGGACTTGGCCAAGGTGCGCGACCCGTCTGCCCGGCTGGACCTGGTGATTGTGGGCGGCGGCGCCACCGGCGTTGAACTGGCCGTGGAACTGACCGAAGCCAGCCACGTGGTCAGCGCCTACGGCTTGCCGAACTTCCGCGCCGAACGCGACCTGGCCATCACGCTGGTGGAAGGCGCGCCGCGAATTCTGTCGGCGTTGCCTGAAAAAATATCCGAAGCCGCCACCAACCGGCTGACCGAGCTGGGCATCGGCGTGGAAACGTCGTGCCGCGTGTCGGAAGTCACGGCCAATAGCGTCAAGACCGCCGACGGCCGGGAATTCCCCGCCCAGTTGTGCATGTGGGCGGCCGGCATCAAGGGTCCCGCTTTGCTGGCAAACCTGGACCTGCCGCTGAACAAGCTGGGCCAGTTGGAAGTCAACGAACGGCTGGAAACCCCCGACCCGCACATCCTGGCCCTGGGCGATTGCTGCGCGGCGCCCTGGCGCGACGGGCGCACCGTGCCCGCCCGCGCGCAGGCAGCCCACCAGCAGGCCGACTACCTGGCCAAGAAGCTCACGGCGCGCCTGCGCCGCACCGCTGAACCCACCGCGCCCTACGTCTACCAGGACCATGGCTCGCTGGTGTCGCTGGGCCAGGACGCTGGCGTGGGTAGCCTGATGGGCAAGCTGGCCGGACGGGGACTGTTCGTAAGCGGTACACTGGCGCGCTTGATGTATATGAGCCTGCACCTGATGCACCACAAAGCGGTGCTGGGCATCTCGCGCACCGCCTCCCTTGCCCTGGCCCGCCTGCTGATGCGGCGCACGCGCCCCCGGGTCAAACTGCACTGA
- the pyrF gene encoding orotidine-5'-phosphate decarboxylase, whose protein sequence is MNFLQKLEHAWTTSNSLLQVGLDPDPQRFPRELQDKPDAIFQFCRDIVDATAPYACSFKPQIAYFAAHRAEDQLEALCQHIRDKHPDLPIVLDAKRGDIGSTAENYAREAYERYQAHALTVSPYMGLDSVEPYLAWRDRGVIVLCRTSNPGGSDLQFLKMDNGEPLYLHVAGLVADKWNANGQCGLVVGATFPNELAAVRQRIGDALPLLVPGIGAQGGDITATVNAGANAARSGMMINSSRAIIYASGGDDWREAAGQAAMGLRDAINAVR, encoded by the coding sequence ATGAACTTCCTGCAAAAACTCGAACACGCCTGGACCACCAGCAACTCGCTTCTGCAAGTGGGCCTGGACCCCGACCCCCAACGCTTTCCGCGCGAATTGCAGGACAAGCCGGACGCCATCTTCCAGTTCTGCCGCGACATCGTCGACGCTACCGCGCCCTACGCTTGCAGCTTCAAGCCGCAGATCGCGTACTTCGCCGCGCACCGCGCCGAAGACCAGTTGGAAGCGCTGTGCCAGCACATCCGCGACAAGCACCCGGACCTGCCCATCGTGCTGGACGCCAAGCGCGGCGACATCGGCTCCACCGCCGAAAACTACGCCCGCGAAGCCTACGAGCGCTACCAGGCGCACGCGCTGACGGTCAGCCCCTACATGGGGCTGGATTCAGTCGAGCCCTATCTGGCGTGGCGTGACCGCGGCGTGATCGTGCTGTGCCGCACGTCCAACCCCGGCGGTTCGGATCTGCAATTCCTGAAGATGGATAACGGCGAACCGCTCTACCTGCACGTGGCAGGGCTGGTGGCCGATAAATGGAACGCCAACGGCCAATGCGGCTTGGTGGTGGGCGCCACGTTCCCGAATGAACTGGCGGCAGTGCGCCAACGCATCGGCGACGCCCTGCCCCTGCTGGTGCCGGGCATCGGCGCGCAAGGCGGCGACATTACCGCCACCGTCAACGCGGGCGCCAATGCCGCGCGCAGCGGCATGATGATCAACTCATCGCGCGCCATCATCTACGCCAGCGGCGGCGACGACTGGCGCGAAGCCGCCGGCCAGGCCGCGATGGGCCTGCGGGATGCCATCAACGCGGTGCGTTGA
- a CDS encoding CinA family protein encodes MNEQQAVTRSNLSAAQLSEATLVGLAERLGDAMRRKGWMLGTAESCTGGLLAGAMTSVAGSSDWFERGFVTYSNDAKVTELDVSPDALHHFGAVSEPVALEMANGVLLVSPAAHMAVSTTGIAGPGGATPGKPVGMVCFGFAMRVDDGISSRAVTHVFNGDRTQVRQAAVEFALRGLLEFLGEPA; translated from the coding sequence ATGAACGAACAGCAAGCAGTCACCCGCTCGAATCTGTCGGCGGCGCAGTTGTCGGAAGCCACGTTGGTGGGCCTGGCCGAACGGCTGGGCGATGCGATGCGGCGCAAGGGCTGGATGTTGGGCACGGCGGAATCGTGCACGGGCGGCCTCCTGGCCGGGGCGATGACGTCGGTGGCGGGTTCCAGTGACTGGTTCGAACGTGGCTTCGTCACCTACAGCAACGACGCCAAGGTGACCGAGCTGGACGTGTCGCCCGACGCGCTGCATCACTTCGGCGCGGTCAGCGAACCCGTGGCGCTGGAAATGGCCAACGGCGTGTTGCTGGTGTCGCCCGCCGCGCACATGGCGGTATCCACCACCGGCATCGCCGGGCCGGGCGGGGCCACGCCCGGCAAGCCGGTGGGCATGGTGTGTTTTGGTTTTGCGATGCGGGTGGACGACGGCATCAGTAGCCGCGCCGTCACCCATGTGTTCAACGGCGACCGCACGCAGGTGCGTCAGGCCGCCGTGGAATTCGCGCTGCGCGGCTTGCTGGAATTCCTGGGCGAGCCGGCCTGA
- a CDS encoding phosphatidylglycerophosphatase A family protein has translation MRERSRAVYPALSWVCRDPGRLIAFGLGSGLIRPASGTWGTLLAWGIWVAAAPAASNMAIGVFLALAFVYGCWACHRVGRELGQSDHVGMVWDEMVAFWLVLWLTPAGWLSQLLAFALFRTFDIVKPPPIKFFDAHVKGGFGVMWDDIVAAGYALLVMALVVRTGVLG, from the coding sequence ATGCGCGAACGCTCGCGCGCCGTGTATCCCGCGCTTTCGTGGGTGTGCCGCGACCCCGGGCGCCTGATCGCCTTCGGCCTGGGCAGCGGCTTGATCCGACCGGCATCGGGTACCTGGGGCACGCTACTTGCTTGGGGGATCTGGGTGGCGGCCGCGCCGGCCGCATCCAACATGGCGATCGGCGTGTTCCTGGCGCTGGCCTTTGTGTACGGTTGCTGGGCCTGCCATCGCGTGGGCCGTGAACTTGGGCAGTCCGACCATGTCGGAATGGTCTGGGACGAGATGGTGGCGTTCTGGCTGGTGCTTTGGCTGACGCCGGCCGGCTGGTTGTCGCAGTTGCTGGCGTTCGCGCTGTTTCGCACGTTCGACATCGTCAAGCCGCCGCCCATCAAGTTCTTTGACGCCCACGTCAAAGGTGGCTTTGGCGTCATGTGGGACGATATCGTTGCGGCCGGCTACGCCTTGCTGGTCATGGCTTTGGTAGTGCGTACAGGAGTCTTGGGATGA
- the thiL gene encoding thiamine-phosphate kinase, whose protein sequence is MASEFELIARYFTRTAPVGLLGVGDDCALFPVPAGEQVATSTDLLLEGRHFFPDVDPRALGHKSLAVNLSDLAAMGARPIGCVLGLALPRLDEPWLAAFAEGFHALAAAHGCPLIGGDTTRSAHDLAISVTVFGAVPAGQALRRDAAQAGDDIWVSGELGAADVAYRLLDGKYPANDALLAATRAALEWPQPQVALGMALRGIAHAAVDLSDGLLQDLGHILAASRLGASLEVDRLPVAAAVAALDDAPRRRAVLGGGDVYQLCFTAPAAQREAVQAAASAASAQVTRVGRTLAQPGLQVLDGQGRPLADLPGGFDHFPDA, encoded by the coding sequence GTGGCGTCCGAATTTGAATTGATCGCGCGCTATTTCACCCGGACCGCGCCCGTCGGCTTGCTGGGCGTGGGCGACGACTGCGCGTTGTTTCCCGTGCCCGCGGGCGAGCAGGTCGCCACCAGCACCGACCTGCTGCTGGAAGGCCGCCATTTCTTTCCCGACGTAGACCCCCGCGCCTTGGGCCACAAGTCGCTGGCCGTGAACCTGTCCGACCTGGCCGCCATGGGCGCGCGCCCGATCGGCTGCGTGCTGGGCCTGGCCTTGCCGCGCCTTGACGAACCCTGGCTGGCCGCCTTCGCCGAAGGCTTCCATGCGCTGGCGGCGGCCCATGGCTGCCCGCTGATTGGCGGCGACACCACGCGCAGCGCGCATGACCTGGCGATCAGCGTCACGGTCTTTGGCGCCGTGCCCGCCGGCCAGGCGCTGCGCCGCGACGCCGCACAAGCGGGCGACGACATCTGGGTCTCCGGCGAGCTGGGCGCGGCTGATGTCGCCTACCGCCTGCTGGACGGCAAGTACCCCGCCAACGACGCCTTGCTGGCCGCCACGCGCGCCGCGCTGGAATGGCCGCAGCCGCAGGTGGCGCTGGGGATGGCGCTGCGCGGTATCGCACATGCCGCCGTTGATTTGTCTGACGGTCTGCTGCAAGACCTGGGCCACATCCTGGCCGCCAGCCGGCTGGGCGCAAGCCTGGAAGTCGACCGCTTGCCGGTGGCCGCCGCCGTGGCGGCGCTGGACGACGCGCCGCGCCGGCGCGCGGTGCTGGGCGGTGGCGACGTCTATCAACTGTGTTTCACCGCCCCGGCCGCGCAGCGCGAGGCCGTCCAGGCCGCCGCCAGCGCGGCCAGCGCTCAGGTCACCCGCGTGGGCCGGACACTGGCGCAACCGGGGCTGCAAGTGCTGGACGGGCAGGGCCGGCCGCTGGCCGACCTGCCGGGCGGCTTCGATCATTTCCCTGACGCCTGA
- the nusB gene encoding transcription antitermination factor NusB, with the protein MTTKKTTTSADSAAQARANARSARRRAREFALQGVYAWLLRGGEGTQDAGEIDAHLRDTEDFSEADAQWFKTLLHGVLREAPALRERFTPYVDRPLAELSPVEHGILLIGSFELIHHVEVPYKVAINEAVELAKSFGGTDGFKFVNGVLDKLAADVRANEVQAAAQQRR; encoded by the coding sequence TTGACGACGAAGAAGACGACGACAAGCGCTGATAGCGCGGCGCAAGCCCGCGCCAACGCGCGCAGCGCACGCCGCCGTGCACGCGAATTCGCGCTGCAAGGCGTTTATGCGTGGCTGCTGCGCGGGGGCGAGGGCACGCAGGACGCCGGCGAGATCGACGCCCATCTGCGCGACACCGAGGATTTCTCCGAGGCCGACGCGCAATGGTTCAAGACCTTGCTGCATGGTGTTCTGCGCGAAGCGCCCGCGCTGCGCGAGCGTTTCACGCCTTACGTCGACCGCCCGTTGGCCGAGTTGTCGCCCGTTGAGCATGGCATCCTGCTGATCGGCAGCTTCGAACTGATTCATCATGTTGAAGTGCCGTACAAGGTTGCCATCAACGAAGCCGTTGAGCTGGCCAAGTCGTTTGGCGGCACCGACGGCTTCAAGTTCGTCAACGGCGTGCTCGACAAGCTGGCCGCCGATGTGCGTGCCAACGAGGTCCAGGCCGCGGCGCAGCAGCGGCGCTGA
- the ribH gene encoding 6,7-dimethyl-8-ribityllumazine synthase, which translates to MNPYILTPDLNGEGLHIGIVRARFNEEIGQAELEACLKELAELGVDERDVMVTTVPGALELGVALSHMAETFEFDALIALGAVIRGETYHFEVVSNETATAITRISLETGIPVANGVLTVDTDEQAQARAAGKGRDCAQVAVEMANLVAALEPEEEDEDEDDEDEDFDDEEDDDKR; encoded by the coding sequence ATGAACCCTTACATCCTTACCCCCGACCTGAACGGCGAAGGGCTGCACATCGGCATCGTACGCGCCCGCTTCAACGAAGAAATCGGTCAGGCCGAACTCGAAGCGTGCCTGAAGGAACTGGCCGAGCTGGGCGTGGACGAACGCGACGTGATGGTCACCACCGTCCCGGGCGCCCTGGAACTGGGCGTGGCCCTGTCCCACATGGCCGAAACGTTTGAATTCGACGCACTGATCGCGCTGGGCGCCGTCATTCGTGGCGAGACCTATCACTTTGAAGTGGTCAGCAATGAAACGGCCACTGCAATCACCCGTATCTCCCTGGAAACCGGCATCCCCGTCGCAAACGGCGTGTTGACCGTCGACACCGACGAGCAGGCGCAAGCCCGCGCCGCCGGCAAGGGCCGCGATTGCGCCCAGGTGGCCGTTGAAATGGCCAACCTGGTTGCGGCGCTGGAACCCGAGGAAGAAGACGAAGACGAAGACGACGAGGACGAAGATTTTGACGACGAAGAAGACGACGACAAGCGCTGA